Below is a window of Variovorax sp. TBS-050B DNA.
GAGGCCGGCATCATCCGCGGCTACCACGCCGAGATCGACCGGCACAAGATCGGGCTCGGCGTGCTCGCTTTCGTGCGCGTGGACACCGAGCGCGTCACCCACGAGGCCACGCGCCGGCTCGAGGAGGCGATCCGCCGCATGCCCGAGGTGGTCGCCTGCCACTACATCAGCGGCACCGGCACCTTCGAGCTGCAGGTGGTGGCGCAGGACCTCGACAGCTTCTCGGCCTTCGCACGCCAGCACCTGATGAACCTGCCCAACGTGAAGGACCTGCACACCAGCTTCTCGCTCGGCGAGGTCAAGGCCAGCAGCGCCTGGCCGCTCGGGCACCTGGCGCGCTGAGGGCGCGCACGCGCGCCACCTAGAATTCCCTCCCTTGCACGCATCCGGCCCGGCCGGTCCCACAGAGGAGGAAGAACCCCATGAACCCCATCCGCCGCGCCCTGGCGCTCGGCCTCGCCGCCGCCACGCTCGCCTTCGGCGCCCAGGCCCAGAACCGCGAACTCGTGGTCGCATCGAGCGCCACCTACGCGCCCTTCGCGTTCGAGAACAAGGACAAGCAGATCGTCGGCTTCGACATCGACATCATCCACGCCATCGCGAAGCAGCAGGGGCTGAAGATCAAGGTGGTGAACACGCCCTTCACCGGCATCTTCGGCGCGCTCAACAACGGCGACGTGGACCTGGTGATCTCCGGCGTCACCATCAACGAGAAGCGCAAGCAGAGCTACGACTTCACGCCGCCCTACTTCGCGGCGCGCCAGCTGATCGCGCTGCCGAAGAACAGCACGGTGGCCTCGCTCAAGGACCTCGCGGGCAAGAAGATCGCGGTGGTCAGCGCCTCCACGGCCGACGACATCGCCTCGCGCGAGTTCGGCAAGACCAGCCCCAACATCCGCCGCTTCGAGAGCACGCCGCTGATCATCTCGGAACTCGCGGGCGGCGGCGTCGATGCCGCGATGGGCGACAACGGCGTGATCGCCTACCGCGTGGCGCAGAACCCCGAGCTCAAGACGCTCGACGACAAGTCCTTCCCCGAGGAAGGCTTCGGCATCGTGGTGAAGAAGGGCGACAAGGCGCTGCTCGACAAGCTCACGGCCGGCCTGGCCGCGATCCGCGCCGACGGCAGCTACGCCACCATCTACAGGAAGTGGTTCAACAAGGACCCGAACGCGCGCTGACGTGATGGAACAGCCGGTCTTGCTCTTCGGGTGGTTCCGCTGGGACATCCTGGTCGAATACAAGGACCTGTTCTGGCAGGGCGCCTGGATGACGCTACGCATGACGGTGGTCTGCGTGCTGCTGGGCGCGAGCTGGGGCCTGTGCCTCGCGCTCGCGCGCCTCGCCCGGCCGCGCCATGCGCCCTGGACCTGGGTGGCGCGCTTCCTGCTGCGCTGGCCGGCCACGGTGTACGTGAGCTTCTTCCGCGGCACGCCGCTGTTCGTGCAGATCCTGTTGATCCACTTCGCGGTGATGCCGGTGTTCATCCATCCTTCCACCGGCCTGCTGATCGACGGCGACTTCGCGCGCACGCTGAAGCAGGAGCACGGCGCATTGATCTCGGGCGTGGTCGCGCTCACGCTCAATTCGGCGGCCTACATCTCGGAGGTGTTCCGCGCCGGCATCCAGTCGATCTCGCGCGGGCAGTTCGATGCCGGCCGCTCGATCGGCTTCACGCCCGCGCAGGTGATGCGCTACGTGGTGCTGCCGCAGGCCTTCCGCCGCATGCTGCCGCCGCTGGGCAACAACGCGATCGCGCTGCTGAAGGACACCTCGCTGGTCTCCGCCATCGGCCTGGCCGAGCTCGCCTATGCCGCGCGCACCGTGGCCGGCGCCTATGCGCGCTACTGGGAGCCCTACCTCGCGATCTCGGTGATCTACTGGTTCATGACGCTGGCGCTCACCACGCTGCTGCGGCGGCTCGAGCACCGGCTCGCGCGCAGCGACCGGGGCTAGGCGCGGGCGGCTAGGCACAATCGGCCCACATGCCGCCGATTTCCCCCGAAGAAACACCCGTCCCTCCCGCCCGGCCGCAGCCGCCGAAATTCGCGGCGCTCGAGCCGCTCAGGCTGCCCGTGTTCCGCATGCTGTGGAGCACCTGGCTCATCGCCAACGTCTGCATGTGGATGAACGACGTGGCGGCGGCCTGGCTCATGACCTCGCTGACCACCTCGCCGATCTGGGTCGCACTGGTGCAGTCGGCCTCCACGCTGCCGGTGTTCCTGCTCGGCCTGCCGAGCGGGGCGCTGGCCGACATCCTCGACCGCCGGCGCTGGCTGGTGGCCACGCAGTTCTGGCTCGCGGGCACGGCGATCGTGCTGTGCGCGGCGATCGCGCTCGACCTGATGACCGCGCCGCTGCTGCTGGCGCTGACCTTTGCCAACGGCATCGGCCTGGCGCTGCGCTGGCCGGTGTTCTCGGCCATCGTCCCGGAGCTGGTGCCGCGGCCGCAACTGCCCGCGGCGCTGGGCCTGAACGGCATCGCGATGAACGCCTCGCGCATCATCGGCCCCCTCACGGCCGGCATGCTGATCGCGAGCGCGGGCAGCGTCTGGGTGTTCGCGCTCAACGCGGTGCTGTCGGTGGCCTCGGGTTTCGTGGTGCTGCGCTGGCGGCGCGAGCACACACCGAATCCGCTGGGCCGCGAGCGGCTGATCAGCGCGATGCGCGTGGGCGTGCAGTTCGTCTGGCAATCGCAGCGCATGCGCGCGGTGCTCACGCGCATCACCATCTTCTTCTTCCATTCGACGGCGCTGCTCGCGCTGCTGCCGCTGCTGGCGCGCAAGCTCAAGGGCGGCGATGCCGGCACCTTCACGCTGCTGCTGGCCGCGATGGGCGCGGGCGCGATCATCGCGGTGCTGTTCCTGCCGCGGCTGCGCCAGGCGCTCGGGCGCGACCAGCTGGTGCTGCGCGGCACGGTGCTGCAATCGGCGGCCACCGCGGTGATGGCCTTCGCGCCCAACGCCTGGGTGGCGGTGCCGGCGATGTTCTTCGGCGGCATGGCGTGGATCACGGTGGCCAATTCGCTGTCGGTGTCGGCGCAGCTCGCATTGCCCGACTGGGTGCGCGCGCGCGGCATGTCGACCTACCAGATGGCGATCATGGGCGCGAGCGCGATCGGCGCGGCGCTCTGGGGCCAGGTGGCGACCGTGACCGACCTGCGCACCAGCCTGGAGATCGCTGCCGCGAGCGGCACGCTGCTGATGCTGGCCGCGCTGCGCTGGGTCACGGACGTCTCGGGCGAGGAGGCCGACATGAGCCCCGCGCGCGCCGGCTGGGCCGCCGGGCCGCCGGCCGAAACGCCCGAGGAGAACGGCCGCGTGGTCATCACCATCGAGTACATGATCGACCCCGCCCGCGCCGCCGCCTTCCACCTCGTCATGCAGCAGACCCGCCGCGCGCGGCTGGGCCAGGGCGCGATCGGCTGGGAGCTGCTGCACGACATCGCCGAGCCGGGCCGCTACGTGGAGCAGATCGTCGACGAGAGCTGGACCGACCACCTGCGCCGCTTCACCCGCGCCACCGCCGCCGACATGGCGCTGCGCGAACGGCGGCTCGCGTTCCACGTCGGCGAAGCGCCGCCCGCGGTCACGCGCTACGTGGTCCGGCGCTGAAATTTTGACCATCCGGTCCGATTTGCACCGGAAGATGGCGGGCCTGGGTTATCACCTACCATCTTTTTTTGACCGATTGGTTGATTTAGATCATCATCGCGCCCGTTGATCCCGCGAGGTACGCCGATGAATCCCCCACCCAGCCGCTTCTGGTCGGACCTGACCAGCGAAGCGTTCTCCCGCCTCGATCGCGAGCGACTCATCGCCGTGCTGCCCGTGGGCGC
It encodes the following:
- a CDS encoding Lrp/AsnC family transcriptional regulator, with the protein product MESIDKFDLAILQELQADGRLTNAELAQRVGLSAAPCWRRVRALEEAGIIRGYHAEIDRHKIGLGVLAFVRVDTERVTHEATRRLEEAIRRMPEVVACHYISGTGTFELQVVAQDLDSFSAFARQHLMNLPNVKDLHTSFSLGEVKASSAWPLGHLAR
- a CDS encoding amino acid ABC transporter permease translates to MEQPVLLFGWFRWDILVEYKDLFWQGAWMTLRMTVVCVLLGASWGLCLALARLARPRHAPWTWVARFLLRWPATVYVSFFRGTPLFVQILLIHFAVMPVFIHPSTGLLIDGDFARTLKQEHGALISGVVALTLNSAAYISEVFRAGIQSISRGQFDAGRSIGFTPAQVMRYVVLPQAFRRMLPPLGNNAIALLKDTSLVSAIGLAELAYAARTVAGAYARYWEPYLAISVIYWFMTLALTTLLRRLEHRLARSDRG
- a CDS encoding MFS transporter, with amino-acid sequence MPPISPEETPVPPARPQPPKFAALEPLRLPVFRMLWSTWLIANVCMWMNDVAAAWLMTSLTTSPIWVALVQSASTLPVFLLGLPSGALADILDRRRWLVATQFWLAGTAIVLCAAIALDLMTAPLLLALTFANGIGLALRWPVFSAIVPELVPRPQLPAALGLNGIAMNASRIIGPLTAGMLIASAGSVWVFALNAVLSVASGFVVLRWRREHTPNPLGRERLISAMRVGVQFVWQSQRMRAVLTRITIFFFHSTALLALLPLLARKLKGGDAGTFTLLLAAMGAGAIIAVLFLPRLRQALGRDQLVLRGTVLQSAATAVMAFAPNAWVAVPAMFFGGMAWITVANSLSVSAQLALPDWVRARGMSTYQMAIMGASAIGAALWGQVATVTDLRTSLEIAAASGTLLMLAALRWVTDVSGEEADMSPARAGWAAGPPAETPEENGRVVITIEYMIDPARAAAFHLVMQQTRRARLGQGAIGWELLHDIAEPGRYVEQIVDESWTDHLRRFTRATAADMALRERRLAFHVGEAPPAVTRYVVRR
- a CDS encoding basic amino acid ABC transporter substrate-binding protein, whose translation is MNPIRRALALGLAAATLAFGAQAQNRELVVASSATYAPFAFENKDKQIVGFDIDIIHAIAKQQGLKIKVVNTPFTGIFGALNNGDVDLVISGVTINEKRKQSYDFTPPYFAARQLIALPKNSTVASLKDLAGKKIAVVSASTADDIASREFGKTSPNIRRFESTPLIISELAGGGVDAAMGDNGVIAYRVAQNPELKTLDDKSFPEEGFGIVVKKGDKALLDKLTAGLAAIRADGSYATIYRKWFNKDPNAR